A single genomic interval of Solimonas sp. K1W22B-7 harbors:
- a CDS encoding fatty acid desaturase, giving the protein MNTTTMAAPDAAPWVDGKRMLWLLSPLIPVLGTAAVVIYLLTGWGAFLWGGPVLVYFIIPMLDWLVGVDRSNPPESAVGQLENDRYYRAIVLAYLPTQFLLTGWGAWLAVNGNLAAWEWIGLMFTVGTINGIGINTAHELGHKTNSLDRWMAKLTLAPVAYGHFFVEHNKGHHKNVATPDDPASSKMGESFWAFLPRTMIGSLRSAWHIEKERLARNGQGIWTVHNENLQAWAMTALLFGALSAWLGWPALGFLLAQAFYGASLLEVINYIEHYGLLRQKLPSGRYERCSPAHSWNSNNVVTNLFLYQLQRHSDHHANPTRRFQALRHFDESPQLPSGYASMLIPAYIPWLWFRQMDPLVARHYQCDLSVANIYPPKRAALMARWHRKPLDDGHPETFPGGHAPPAAGVTAHTARYQCSDCGYVYDEAAGCPHEGFRPGTPWSQIPESWACPDCAVREKPDFIALG; this is encoded by the coding sequence ATGAATACAACAACGATGGCGGCGCCCGACGCCGCGCCCTGGGTAGACGGCAAACGCATGCTGTGGCTGCTGAGCCCGCTGATCCCGGTACTGGGCACCGCGGCGGTGGTGATCTACCTGCTGACCGGCTGGGGCGCCTTCCTCTGGGGCGGCCCGGTGCTGGTCTACTTCATCATTCCGATGCTGGACTGGCTGGTGGGCGTGGACCGCAGCAATCCGCCGGAAAGCGCGGTCGGGCAGCTGGAGAACGACCGCTACTACCGCGCCATCGTGCTGGCCTACCTGCCGACGCAGTTCCTGCTGACCGGCTGGGGCGCCTGGCTGGCGGTCAACGGCAACCTCGCCGCCTGGGAGTGGATCGGACTGATGTTCACCGTCGGCACGATCAACGGCATCGGCATCAACACCGCCCATGAGCTGGGACACAAGACCAACTCGCTGGATCGCTGGATGGCCAAGCTGACGCTGGCGCCGGTGGCCTACGGGCATTTCTTCGTGGAGCACAACAAGGGCCACCACAAGAACGTCGCCACGCCGGACGATCCGGCCAGTTCCAAGATGGGCGAAAGCTTCTGGGCCTTCCTGCCGCGCACCATGATCGGCAGCCTGCGTTCGGCCTGGCACATCGAGAAGGAGCGCCTGGCGCGCAACGGCCAGGGCATCTGGACCGTCCACAACGAAAACCTGCAGGCCTGGGCCATGACCGCGCTGCTGTTCGGCGCCCTCAGTGCCTGGCTGGGCTGGCCGGCACTGGGCTTCCTGCTGGCGCAGGCCTTCTACGGCGCCTCGCTGCTGGAGGTGATCAACTATATCGAGCACTACGGCCTGCTGCGCCAGAAGCTGCCCAGCGGCCGCTACGAGCGCTGCTCGCCGGCGCATTCCTGGAACAGCAACAACGTGGTGACCAACCTTTTCCTGTACCAGCTGCAGCGCCACTCGGATCATCACGCCAACCCGACGCGCCGCTTCCAGGCCCTGCGTCACTTCGACGAGTCGCCGCAGCTGCCCTCGGGCTACGCCTCGATGCTGATCCCGGCCTATATCCCCTGGCTGTGGTTCCGCCAGATGGACCCGCTGGTGGCACGCCACTACCAGTGCGACCTGAGCGTGGCCAACATCTACCCGCCGAAGCGCGCGGCCCTGATGGCACGCTGGCATCGCAAACCGCTGGACGACGGCCATCCGGAAACCTTTCCGGGCGGGCACGCGCCCCCGGCCGCCGGCGTCACGGCCCATACCGCCCGCTACCAGTGCAGCGACTGCGGCTACGTCTACGACGAGGCGGCCGGCTGCCCGCACGAGGGCTTCCGGCCGGGCACGCCCTGGTCGCAGATCCCGGAAAGCTGGGCCTGCCCGGACTGCGCCGTGCGCGAGAAGCCGGACTTCATCGCCCTGGGCTGA
- a CDS encoding MotA/TolQ/ExbB proton channel family protein, translating to METQTLGFSHFIGQSDAVGKFLLCVLLVMSVASWYLIVLKTIRGRIERKRSKEFLDFFWNAKNLDQVHDAVAAHRADEPFSHLAHHAITARDHHARFGASRLEEAGTSSEFLTRTIRKVIDEETTKMESGLSVLASVGSTAPFVGLFGTVWGVYHALVSIGMSGAGTLDKVAGPVGEALIMTGVGLAVAIPAVLGYNYLTRSNRVVLGSLDAFAHDLFAFLTTGQQFAGGNNVVKLKTGV from the coding sequence ATGGAAACCCAGACCCTCGGCTTTTCCCACTTCATCGGCCAGTCGGACGCGGTGGGCAAGTTCCTGCTGTGCGTGCTGCTGGTGATGAGCGTCGCCAGCTGGTACCTGATCGTGCTCAAGACGATCCGCGGCCGCATCGAGCGCAAGCGCAGCAAGGAGTTCCTCGACTTCTTCTGGAACGCCAAGAACCTGGACCAGGTGCACGATGCCGTCGCCGCGCACCGCGCCGACGAGCCCTTCTCGCACCTGGCGCATCACGCCATCACTGCGCGCGACCATCACGCGCGCTTCGGCGCCAGCCGCCTGGAGGAAGCCGGCACCTCCTCGGAGTTCCTGACCCGCACGATCCGCAAGGTGATCGACGAGGAAACCACCAAGATGGAATCCGGCCTCAGCGTGCTGGCCTCGGTGGGCTCCACCGCGCCGTTCGTGGGCCTGTTCGGCACGGTCTGGGGCGTGTACCACGCGCTGGTCAGCATCGGCATGTCCGGCGCCGGCACGCTGGACAAGGTCGCAGGCCCGGTGGGCGAGGCGCTGATCATGACCGGCGTCGGCCTGGCCGTCGCCATCCCGGCGGTGCTGGGCTACAACTACCTGACGCGCAGCAACCGCGTGGTGCTGGGCTCCCTCGATGCCTTCGCCCACGACCTGTTCGCGTTCCTGACCACCGGCCAGCAGTTCGCCGGCGGCAACAACGTCGTCAAGCTCAAGACCGGAGTCTGA
- a CDS encoding AraC family transcriptional regulator: MDTLSLILDDIRLKGAVFRQYELVSPWVLRLQTPGLASFHIVTRGQAWLLREGAAPLALQLGDLVLLPGGIDHRVQDSPESSAPIRDLLPDLDRPSGDVPSFSGGSGTSLLSGYFRFEVELARPLMTALPPLLHLRSLGSSPPLWLRAGLEFIADEFSQPRPARQAIVNRVADILLMEFLRHHVESLPEGSGNWLLALRDQSLSAALAAMHREPQRAWTVPELSDLACLSRSAFAERFTQVLGQPPLAYLTEHRMRLAAWQLRSGSQTVARIAEASGYGSETAFSQAFKRAYGASPSAWRKGQGAVQG, encoded by the coding sequence ATGGATACGCTGAGCCTGATCCTCGACGACATCCGCCTCAAAGGCGCGGTGTTCCGCCAGTACGAGCTGGTTTCGCCCTGGGTCCTGCGCCTCCAGACCCCCGGCCTGGCCAGCTTCCATATCGTCACCCGCGGCCAGGCCTGGCTGCTGCGCGAGGGCGCCGCGCCGCTGGCCCTGCAGCTCGGCGACCTGGTGCTGCTGCCGGGCGGTATCGACCACCGCGTGCAGGACAGCCCGGAGTCCAGTGCCCCAATCCGCGACCTGCTGCCCGATCTCGACCGGCCTTCCGGCGACGTCCCGAGCTTTTCCGGCGGCAGCGGTACCAGCCTGCTGTCCGGCTACTTCCGCTTCGAGGTGGAACTGGCGCGGCCGCTGATGACGGCGCTGCCGCCGCTGCTGCACCTGCGCAGCCTCGGCTCCAGTCCGCCGCTGTGGCTGCGCGCCGGCCTGGAGTTCATCGCCGACGAGTTCAGCCAGCCGCGCCCGGCGCGCCAGGCCATCGTCAACCGCGTGGCCGACATCCTGCTGATGGAGTTCCTGCGCCACCATGTCGAGAGCCTGCCGGAGGGGTCCGGCAACTGGCTGCTGGCCTTGCGCGACCAGTCCCTGTCCGCGGCGCTGGCGGCGATGCACCGCGAACCGCAGCGGGCCTGGACCGTGCCGGAGCTGTCCGACCTGGCCTGCCTGTCGCGCTCCGCCTTCGCCGAGCGCTTCACCCAGGTGCTGGGCCAGCCGCCGCTGGCCTACCTCACCGAGCACCGCATGCGCCTGGCGGCCTGGCAGCTGCGCAGCGGCAGCCAGACGGTGGCCCGGATTGCCGAGGCCAGCGGCTACGGTTCCGAGACGGCGTTCAGCCAGGCTTTCAAGCGGGCCTACGGCGCCAGCCCCTCGGCCTGGCGCAAGGGGCAGGGAGCGGTACAGGGGTAA
- a CDS encoding energy transducer TonB, which yields MLAALSYDDDRPLNLGSLAVVVAVHLLALWGILAASKIAPEAAAPKPLYVSFIETTAPEPVKPPEPPPPEPPRPVEQPKPKPLITTTATAPAPNAIEAPPEPVEPEPLPPIQAAPPPSPVAAPEPVVEPPRFDLAYLNNPPPAYPQRSRQLGEEGTVKLLVNVSATGSVLSVSVQQSSGFPRLDEAAKMAVRRWRFTPSKRGDVAVAGVASVPIIFNLPK from the coding sequence ATGCTGGCTGCCCTTTCCTACGACGATGATCGCCCGTTGAACCTCGGCAGCCTTGCCGTGGTTGTCGCAGTGCACCTGCTGGCGCTCTGGGGCATCCTGGCCGCGTCGAAGATCGCCCCGGAAGCCGCCGCTCCCAAGCCGCTGTACGTGAGCTTCATCGAGACCACGGCGCCGGAGCCGGTCAAGCCGCCCGAGCCGCCGCCGCCGGAACCGCCGCGCCCGGTCGAGCAACCCAAGCCCAAGCCGCTGATCACCACCACGGCCACCGCCCCGGCGCCCAACGCCATCGAGGCGCCGCCGGAGCCGGTGGAACCCGAACCCCTGCCGCCGATCCAGGCCGCGCCGCCGCCTTCGCCGGTCGCCGCGCCGGAGCCCGTGGTGGAGCCGCCGAGGTTCGACCTGGCCTATCTCAACAACCCGCCGCCCGCCTATCCGCAGCGATCCAGGCAGCTGGGCGAGGAAGGTACGGTGAAGCTTCTCGTGAATGTCAGCGCGACCGGCTCGGTTCTGAGCGTGAGCGTGCAGCAGTCGAGCGGATTCCCGCGTCTTGACGAAGCAGCAAAGATGGCGGTGCGCCGCTGGCGCTTCACCCCTTCGAAGCGCGGCGACGTCGCAGTTGCGGGCGTGGCATCCGTGCCCATCATTTTCAATCTACCCAAGTAA
- a CDS encoding ExbD/TolR family protein, whose translation MAFGGFENKGHSSPMAEINMVPLIDVMLVLLVIFIITAPLLSHAVKIDLPRTTADSTPPEPNKIEFSIDRDSNLFWNGEPVDKATAVARMQEAGLKQPQPELHLRADRDTRYQIIAEVMADAAKSGLAKIGFVSDPKVAAAAASP comes from the coding sequence ATGGCATTCGGCGGCTTCGAAAACAAGGGCCACTCTTCGCCGATGGCGGAGATCAACATGGTGCCGCTGATCGACGTCATGCTGGTGCTGCTGGTGATCTTCATCATCACGGCGCCGCTGCTGTCGCACGCGGTCAAGATCGACCTGCCCCGCACCACGGCGGACTCCACTCCGCCGGAGCCCAACAAGATCGAATTCTCGATCGACAGGGACAGCAACCTGTTCTGGAACGGCGAGCCGGTGGACAAGGCCACCGCCGTGGCGCGCATGCAGGAGGCCGGCCTGAAACAGCCGCAGCCGGAGCTGCACCTGCGCGCGGACCGCGATACCCGCTACCAGATCATTGCCGAAGTGATGGCGGACGCCGCCAAGTCGGGCCTGGCCAAGATCGGCTTCGTGTCCGATCCCAAGGTCGCGGCTGCGGCGGCAAGTCCCTGA